A genome region from Salvia splendens isolate huo1 chromosome 19, SspV2, whole genome shotgun sequence includes the following:
- the LOC121779221 gene encoding PR5-like receptor kinase has translation MGAVPYKVDVYSFGMLLIDMVGMNRDLKGKNVHSNQYFPYWIYDCLEQGKNIEIEESNEMKYDDGNDSRGDIVKKMTIVALWCILMSPDDRPSMNKVLKMLEDDIERLQIPSQ, from the coding sequence ATGGGGGCAGTTCCTTACAAGGTTGATGTGTATAGTTTTGGAATGTTGTTAATTGATATGGTGGGCATGAACCGAGACTTGAAAGGAAAGAACGTCCATTCTAACCAGTATTTTCCATACTGGATATATGATTGTCTTGAGCAAGGTAAGAATATTGAAATTGAAGAAtcgaatgaaatgaagtatgATGATGGAAATGATAGTCGGGGGGATATTGTTAAGAAGATGACGATAGTTGCATTGTGGTGTATACTGATGAGCCCAGATGATCGTCCATCAATGAATAAGGTGTTGAAGATGTTGGAAGATGATATTGAACGTTTGCAGATTCCTTCTCAATAA